The following proteins are encoded in a genomic region of Brachypodium distachyon strain Bd21 chromosome 1, Brachypodium_distachyon_v3.0, whole genome shotgun sequence:
- the LOC100834864 gene encoding protein IRX15-LIKE — protein MKGMGGQKVLLVHSSSNKPSSGGAGSAGMGRRRVCLVLFLACFACVSLASLLSSARDTSSVGSGGGGARRRASSAGRLAVSAAGGGRGRSGGAAAAAAEGGDATGPGLPEYVFDALAQYAAAAGNSSGGSMPGGDVRAIAAALKRRAPCNLLVFGLGGETPLWRALNHGGRTVFLDENQYYVSHLEGRHPGLEAYDVAYTTTVREFPDLLEAARAARAAECRPVQNLLFSDCRLAINDLPNHLYDVAWDVILVDGPRGYTASSPGRMAAIFTAGVLARGRKEEGATTDVLVHDYEREVERACSREFLCEENRVPETSTRSLAHFVVRGGSAVRREAFCGGGGATAAAQ, from the exons atGAAGGGGATGGGCGGGCAGAAGGTGCTGCTGGTGCACTCGTCGTCGAACAAGCCGTCATCCGGCGGtgcggggtcggcggggatGGGGCGGCGCCGGGTCTGCCTCGTCCTGTTCCTCGCCTGCTTCGCGTGCGtctccctggcctccctgcTCTCCTCCGCGCGGGACACATCCTCcgtcggcagcggcggcggcggggcgcggcggagggcgtCTTCGGCGGGCCGGCTCGCGGTgtcggcggccggaggagggagaggacgaagcggcggcgcggcggcggcggcggcagaggggGGTGACGCAACGGGGCCTGGGCTCCCGGAGTACGTGTTCGACGCGCTGGCGCAGtacgcagcggcggcggggaactCGTCAGGGGGCAGCATGCCGGGCGGCGACGTGCGCGCCATCGCGGCCGCGCTGAAGCGGCGCGCGCCGTGCAACCTGCTGGTGTTCGGGCTCGGCGGCGAGACCCCGCTGTGGCGCGCGCTCAACCACGGCGGCCGCACCGTGTTCCTGGACGAGAACCAGTACTACGTGTCCCACCTGGAAGGGCGGCACCCGGGGCTGGAGGCCTACGACGTCGCCTACACCACCACCGTCCGCGAGTTCCCGGACCTCCTCgaggccgcccgcgccgccaggGCCGCCGAGTGCCGCCCCGTCCAGAACCTCCTCTTCTCCGACTGCCGCCTCGCCATCAACGACCTCCCCAACCACCTCTACGACGTCGCCTGGGACGTCATCCTCGTCGACGGCCCACGCGG GTACACGGCGTCGTCGCcggggaggatggcggcgATATTCACGGCGGGGGTGCTGGcgcgggggaggaaggaggagggcgcgaCAACGGACGTGCTGGTGCACGACTACGAGCGGGAGGTGGAGAGGGCGTGCTCCAGggagttcctctgcgaggagAACCGCGTGCCGGAGACCAGCACGCG